From Brienomyrus brachyistius isolate T26 chromosome 21, BBRACH_0.4, whole genome shotgun sequence, the proteins below share one genomic window:
- the agla gene encoding glycogen debranching enzyme isoform X1, protein MLHSKQIRVLVLNDMEKLDRALFRLDKGYELQFRLGPTLQGKNVNVYTNYPVMGEPFDRHKFRLLEWINPTGKEDDSDKFCKLDLQVAGSYQYYFGHSDNEKNGSGYIVVDPVLRVGADNHILPLDCITIQTYLAKCLGPLDEWRDRLLVAKESGYNMVHFTPLQKLGLSRSCYSLADQLELNPEFSPPGRQYTWTDVGNLVETMKKEWNMLCITDVVYNHTAANSKWIQDHPECGYNLVNSPHLKPAWVLDRALWHFNCEVADGKYTSAGLPPLMQGDRHLAAIRAILWQEVFPSVKLWEFFQVDVEKAVQQFRTLLQSGKAAKCKADSKQQLRIIQDPQFRRYGNTVDMNTALISFMPHGDSASAIEECCTWLRNRLKEINDEQFKDMQCHQEQAANCIVGNVVYERIADHGPKLGPVSRKDPMVTRYFTFPFEETSLEGDLQLMQQPDKACHFLAHNGWVMGDDPLRNFAEPGSNVYLRRELICWGDSVKLRYGSKPEDCPYLWAHMKKYTEITARHFCGVRLDNCHSTPLHVAEYMLDTARALRPDLYVVAELFTGSEDLDNVFVNKLGISSLIREAMSAGDSHEEGRLVYRFGGEPVGALVQPSLRPLVPGIAHAMFLDVTHDNECPIQVRSVYDSLPSSAVVSMACCATGSTRGYDELVPHQISVVKEERLYPKWNPQTRPSSPGEVNLQSGIIAGKLALNRLHQELAAKGFIQVYVDQVDEDIVAVTRHCPSTHQSVVAVSRTAFRNPKTTHYRDEVPPMFIPGKIEEIVLEARTVERSAGPYRKDGGSINGLPEYTVEIKEHIQLDESGIVRQASVTSKGRSEFVQEITFEKLTPGSVIVFRVSLDQKAQEIVSSLRSHLIQFSPHYKSGSLPDDRAPAILKMPLTSIMSKLTLADMNMLLFRCDAEEQEDGGGCYSIPSWMALKYGGLQGLISVLAEIRPKNDLGHPFCDNLRQGDWMIDYVSNRLVSRGGNLAEVGRWFQAMFDYLKHVPRYLIPCYFDAILVGAYSTALDETFKKMSSFVQNGSTFVKLLALGSVQMCGVGRFPALPPLSPALQDVPYRISDITKEKEQCCVSLAAGLPHFSSGIFRSWGRDTFIALRGVMLITGRHLEARNVILAFAGTLRHGLIPNLLGQGVSARFNCRDAVWWWLQCIQDYCVCVPSGTDILTCPVSRMYSDDNSQPQATGAVDQPLCDVMQEAMQRHMQGIEFRERNAGPQIDRNMRDEGFNIMAKVDCKTGFVSGGNRFNCGTWMDKMGESERARNKGIPATPRDGSAVEIVGLSKSAVRWLAELHKQGLYPYAGVTIHTEGKQLSVSYEDWNNQIQANFEKLFYVSHDPADPNEKHPELVHKRGIYKDSTGASSPWCDYQLRPNFPIAMVVAPEMFTVERAWEALEIVEKKLLGPLGMKTLDPDDMVYCGDYDNALDNDNYNTAKGFNYHQGPEWLWPVGYFLRAKIHFARKLGKDTYERTVYLVKNVLSRHYVHLERSSWKGLPELTNANGQHCPFSCESQAWSIATILEVLHDL, encoded by the exons ATGCTCCACAGCAAGCAAATCAGAGTACTGGTGCTCAATGACATGGAGAAGCTTGACCGGGCCTTGTTCCGCCTTGACAAAG GCTACGAGCTCCAGTTTCGCCTGGGGCCGACACTGCAGGGGAAGAACGTGAACGTCTACACCAACTACCCGGTCATGGGAGAGCCGTTCGACCGACACAAGTTTCGTCTCCTGGAGTGGATCAACCCCACCGGGAAGGAGGACGACTCTGATAAGTTTTGTAAACTCGACCTGCAGGTGGCAGGATCTTATCAGTATTACTTTGGCCACAG TGACAATGAAAAGAATGGCAGCGGTTACATCGTGGTCGACCCGGTGCTGCGAGTCGGGGCTGACAACCACATCCTCCCCCTGGACTGCATCACCATCCAGACCTACCTTGCCAAATGCCTGGGACCCCTGGATGAGTGGCGTGATAGGCTTCTAGTGGCTAAGGAATCTG GTTACAACATGGTTCACTTCACACCCCTGCAGAAACTGGGTCTGTCACGATCGTGCTACTCCCTAGCGGACCAGCTGGAGCTTAACCCAGAGTTCTCCCCCCCCGGGAGGCAATATACCTGGACAGACGTGGGGAACTTAGTAGAGACCATGAAGAAAGAGTGGAACATGCTGTGTATCACTGACGTGGTCTACAATcacaccg CTGCGAACAGTAAGTGGATCCAGGATCACCCTGAGTGCGGTTACAACCTGGTCAACTCCCCGCACCTGAAGCCGGCCTGGGTGCTGGACCGGGCTCTATGGCACTTCAACTGCGAGGTGGCAGACGGGAAGTACACCTCCGCGGGGCTCCCCCCACTCATGCAGGGCGACCGGCATCTCGCT GCGATCCGGGCCATCCTGTGGCAGGAGGTCTTTCCCAGTGTTAAGCTGTGGGAATTCTTCCAGGTGGATGTGGAGAAAGCTGTACAGCAGTTCCGGACCCTTCTCCAAAGTG GCAAAGCAGCTAAATGCAAAGCTGATAGTAAACAGCAGCTGAGGATTATCCAGGATCCTCAATTCAGGCGCTATGGCAACACAGTGGACATGAACACGGCTCTCATCAGCTTCATGCCGCATGG AGACAGCGCTTCTGCTATTGAAGAATGCTGTACGTGGCTGAGAAACAGGCTGAAGGAGATAAACGACGAGCAATTCAAGGATATGCAGTGTCACCAGGAGCAG GCCGCGaactgcattgtgggaaatgtgGTTTATGAAAGGATCGCTGATCATGGACCCAAGCTGGGCCCTGTCTCACGTAAAGATCCCATGGTTACACG GTACTTTACTTTCCCGTTTGAGGAGACGTCCTTGGAAGGGGACCTGCAGCTGATGCAGCAGCCGGACAAAGCGTGCCACTTCCTAGCACACAACGGCTGGGTGATGGGAGACGACCCCCTGAGGAATTTTGCAGAGCCAG GGTCCAATGTCTACCTCCGGAGGGAGCTGATCTGCTGGGGCGACAGCGTTAAGCTCCGTTACGGCAGCAAGCCGGAGGACTGTCCCTACCTGTGGGCCCACATGAAGAAGTACACAGAGATCACGGCCAGACACTTCTGCGGCGTGCGACTGGACAACTGCCACTCCACCCCGCTCCACGTGGCTGAG tacatGCTGGACACAGCCCGCGCCCTGAGGCCTGATCTCTATGTGGTGGCCGAGCTGTTCACAGGAAGCGAGGACCTGGATAATGTCTTTGTGAATAAGCTGGGCATTAGCTCCCTAATCCGAG AGGCCATGAGCGCCGGCGACAGTCACGAAGAGGGTCGGCTGGTGTACCGCTTTGGGGGCGAGCCTGTGGGCGCCTTGGTGCAGCCCAGCCTCCGTCCGCTGGTTCCGGGCATCGCTCACGCCATGTTCCTGGACGTCACCCATGACAACGAGTGCCCCATTCAG gtgcGTTCGGTATACGACTCTCTCCCGAGCTCGGCAGTCGTCTCCATGGCCTGCTGTGCCACTGGAAGCACTCGGGGCTACGATGAGCTTGTACCCCACCAG ATCTCCGTGGTGAAGGAGGAGCGCTTGTACCCAAAGTGGAACCCCCAGACCAGGCCCTCATCTCCGGGGGAGGTGAACCTCCAGAGCGGGATTATTGCCGGCAAGCTGGCACTGAACCGGCTACACCAGGAGCTGGCAGCCAAGGGCTTTATCCAG GTGTACGTGGACCAGGTGGACGAGGACATCGTGGCCGTCACACGGCACTGCCCCAGCACGCACCAATCGGTGGTGGCGGTGTCCCGCACCGCCTTCCGAAACCCCAAGACCACTCACTACAGGGACGAAGTTCCACCCATGTTTATTCCCG GTAAGATCGAGGAGATTGTTCTGGAAGCCCGCACTGTGGAAAGGAGCGCGGGGCCGTACCGGAAAGACGGGGGGAGCATTAACGGCCTGCCTGAATACACAGTGGAGATTAAGGAGCACATCCAG CTGGACGAGAGCGGCATCGTCAGGCAGGCCAGCGTGACGTCCAAGGGCCGCAGTGAGTTCGTGCAGGAGATCACCTTCGAGAAGCTGACCCCAGGAAGCGTCATCGTCTTCAG GGTTAGCCTGGACCAGAAGGCCCAAGAGATCGTGTCCTCTCTGCGGAGCCACCTCATCCAGTTCAGCCCCCATTACAAATCAGGGAGCCTCCCTGACGACAGAGCTCCAGCTATACTTAAGATGCCATTGACATC CATCATGTCTAAGCTGACGTTGGCGGACATGAACATGCTGCTGTTTCGCTGTGATGCTGAGGAGCAGGAAGATGGCGGGGGCTGTTACAGCATTCCTTCCTGGATGGCGCTAAAATACGGTGGCCTACAAG GTCTTATTTCAGTGCTGGCAGAAATACGTCCCAAAAACGATTTGGGACACCCCTTCTGTGACAATCTGAGGCAAGGCGACTGGATGATCGACTACGTGAGCAACCGCTTAGTGTCCCGTGGGGGCAATCTGGCAGAG GTTGGCAGGTGGTTCCAGGCGATGTTCGATTACCTCAAGCATGTCCCACGTTATCTGATTCCCTGCTACTTTGACGCCATCCTTGTTGGGGCCTACAGCACTGCATTGGATGAAACGTTTAAGAAAATGTCGAG CTTTGTGCAGAACGGATCTACATTCGtgaagctgctggccctgggctCAGTGCAGATGTGTGGGGTGGGTCGCTTCCCAGCTCTGCCACCCCTGTCCCCAGCTCTGCAGGACGTGCCCTACCGCATCAGTGACATCACCAAAGAGAAGGAGCAGTGCTGCGTCTCGCTGGCCGCAG GTCTGCCTCACTTCTCCTCTGGGATCTTCCGCTCCTGGGGCCGGGACACTTTCATCGCTCTGCGTGGTGTGATGCTCATTACCGGCCGGCACCTGGAGGCCAG AAACGTCATTTTGGCATTTGCCGGGACCCTGCGTCACGGCCTGATCCCCAACCTGCTGGGACAGGGTGTCAGTGCCCGTTTTAACTGCCGAGATGCCGTGTGGTGGTGGCTGCAGTGCATCCAGGACTACTGTGTCTGCGTGCCCAGTGGTACAGACATCCTCACCTGCCCCGTGTCCCGGATGTACTCCGACGACAACTCGCAGCCCCAAGCCACTGGAGCCGTG GACCAGCCTCTGTGCGACGTCATGCAAGAGGCCATGCAGCGTCACATGCAGGGAATTGAGTTTCGGGAGCGAAACGCAGGACCGCAGATCGATCGCAACATGAGGGATGAAG GGTTCAATATCATGGCCAAGGTTGACTGCAAAACGGGCTTTGTGTCGGGCGGGAATCGATTCAATTGCGGGACGTGGATGGACAAGATGGGAGAGAGCGAACGAGCTCGGAACAAAGGGATTCCCGCCACTCCCAG GGATGGGTCAGCGGTAGAGATCGTGGGTCTCAGTAAGTCTGCGGTGCGCTGGCTAGCAGAGCTGCACAAGCAGGGGCTGTACCCCTATGCTGGGGTCACCATCCACACGGAGG GCAAGCAGCTCTCCGTGTCATATGAGGACTGGAATAACCAGATCCAGGCCAACTTCGAGAAGCTGTTCTacgtgtcacatgaccctgcAGACCCCAATGAGAAACACCCAGAGCTTGTCCATAAGAGAGGCATCTACAAGGACAGCACTGGAGCCTCTAGCCCCTGGTGTGACTACCAGCTCAGGCCCAATTTCCCCATTGCCATGGTGGTG GCCCCTGAGATGTTCACAGTGGAGAGAGCCTGGGAAGCTCTTGAGATTGTGGAGAAAAAGTTACTTGGACCTTTGGGAATGAAGACCCTGGACCCAGA CGACATGGTTTATTGTGGTGATTATGACAACGCCCTTGACAACGACAACTACAACACCGCAAAAGGCTTCAACTACCACCAAGGGCCT gaaTGGCTTTGGCCAGTTGGGTACTTCCTACGTGCAAAGATTCATTTTGCCAGGAAACTGGGGAAAGACACCTACGAAAGGACCGTGTACCTGGTCAAGAATGTTCTCTCTCGGCATTACGTTCACCTAGAGAG ATCTTCCTGGAAGGGTCTACCAGAATTGACCAATGCCAACGGCCAGCACTGTCCCTTCAGCTGTGAATCCCAGGCCTGGTCCATCGCCACCATTCTGGAGGTCCTTCATGACCTGTAA
- the agla gene encoding glycogen debranching enzyme isoform X2 produces MLHSKQIRVLVLNDMEKLDRALFRLDKGYELQFRLGPTLQGKNVNVYTNYPVMGEPFDRHKFRLLEWINPTGKEDDSDKFCKLDLQVAGSYQYYFGHSDNEKNGSGYIVVDPVLRVGADNHILPLDCITIQTYLAKCLGPLDEWRDRLLVAKESGYNMVHFTPLQKLGLSRSCYSLADQLELNPEFSPPGRQYTWTDVGNLVETMKKEWNMLCITDVVYNHTAANSKWIQDHPECGYNLVNSPHLKPAWVLDRALWHFNCEVADGKYTSAGLPPLMQGDRHLAAIRAILWQEVFPSVKLWEFFQVDVEKAVQQFRTLLQSGKAAKCKADSKQQLRIIQDPQFRRYGNTVDMNTALISFMPHGDSASAIEECCTWLRNRLKEINDEQFKDMQCHQEQAANCIVGNVVYERIADHGPKLGPVSRKDPMVTRYFTFPFEETSLEGDLQLMQQPDKACHFLAHNGWVMGDDPLRNFAEPGSNVYLRRELICWGDSVKLRYGSKPEDCPYLWAHMKKYTEITARHFCGVRLDNCHSTPLHVAEAMLAAARAVRPNLYVIAELFTGSELIDNVFVNRLGITSLIREAMSAGDSHEEGRLVYRFGGEPVGALVQPSLRPLVPGIAHAMFLDVTHDNECPIQVRSVYDSLPSSAVVSMACCATGSTRGYDELVPHQISVVKEERLYPKWNPQTRPSSPGEVNLQSGIIAGKLALNRLHQELAAKGFIQVYVDQVDEDIVAVTRHCPSTHQSVVAVSRTAFRNPKTTHYRDEVPPMFIPGKIEEIVLEARTVERSAGPYRKDGGSINGLPEYTVEIKEHIQLDESGIVRQASVTSKGRSEFVQEITFEKLTPGSVIVFRVSLDQKAQEIVSSLRSHLIQFSPHYKSGSLPDDRAPAILKMPLTSIMSKLTLADMNMLLFRCDAEEQEDGGGCYSIPSWMALKYGGLQGLISVLAEIRPKNDLGHPFCDNLRQGDWMIDYVSNRLVSRGGNLAEVGRWFQAMFDYLKHVPRYLIPCYFDAILVGAYSTALDETFKKMSSFVQNGSTFVKLLALGSVQMCGVGRFPALPPLSPALQDVPYRISDITKEKEQCCVSLAAGLPHFSSGIFRSWGRDTFIALRGVMLITGRHLEARNVILAFAGTLRHGLIPNLLGQGVSARFNCRDAVWWWLQCIQDYCVCVPSGTDILTCPVSRMYSDDNSQPQATGAVDQPLCDVMQEAMQRHMQGIEFRERNAGPQIDRNMRDEGFNIMAKVDCKTGFVSGGNRFNCGTWMDKMGESERARNKGIPATPRDGSAVEIVGLSKSAVRWLAELHKQGLYPYAGVTIHTEGKQLSVSYEDWNNQIQANFEKLFYVSHDPADPNEKHPELVHKRGIYKDSTGASSPWCDYQLRPNFPIAMVVAPEMFTVERAWEALEIVEKKLLGPLGMKTLDPDDMVYCGDYDNALDNDNYNTAKGFNYHQGPEWLWPVGYFLRAKIHFARKLGKDTYERTVYLVKNVLSRHYVHLERSSWKGLPELTNANGQHCPFSCESQAWSIATILEVLHDL; encoded by the exons ATGCTCCACAGCAAGCAAATCAGAGTACTGGTGCTCAATGACATGGAGAAGCTTGACCGGGCCTTGTTCCGCCTTGACAAAG GCTACGAGCTCCAGTTTCGCCTGGGGCCGACACTGCAGGGGAAGAACGTGAACGTCTACACCAACTACCCGGTCATGGGAGAGCCGTTCGACCGACACAAGTTTCGTCTCCTGGAGTGGATCAACCCCACCGGGAAGGAGGACGACTCTGATAAGTTTTGTAAACTCGACCTGCAGGTGGCAGGATCTTATCAGTATTACTTTGGCCACAG TGACAATGAAAAGAATGGCAGCGGTTACATCGTGGTCGACCCGGTGCTGCGAGTCGGGGCTGACAACCACATCCTCCCCCTGGACTGCATCACCATCCAGACCTACCTTGCCAAATGCCTGGGACCCCTGGATGAGTGGCGTGATAGGCTTCTAGTGGCTAAGGAATCTG GTTACAACATGGTTCACTTCACACCCCTGCAGAAACTGGGTCTGTCACGATCGTGCTACTCCCTAGCGGACCAGCTGGAGCTTAACCCAGAGTTCTCCCCCCCCGGGAGGCAATATACCTGGACAGACGTGGGGAACTTAGTAGAGACCATGAAGAAAGAGTGGAACATGCTGTGTATCACTGACGTGGTCTACAATcacaccg CTGCGAACAGTAAGTGGATCCAGGATCACCCTGAGTGCGGTTACAACCTGGTCAACTCCCCGCACCTGAAGCCGGCCTGGGTGCTGGACCGGGCTCTATGGCACTTCAACTGCGAGGTGGCAGACGGGAAGTACACCTCCGCGGGGCTCCCCCCACTCATGCAGGGCGACCGGCATCTCGCT GCGATCCGGGCCATCCTGTGGCAGGAGGTCTTTCCCAGTGTTAAGCTGTGGGAATTCTTCCAGGTGGATGTGGAGAAAGCTGTACAGCAGTTCCGGACCCTTCTCCAAAGTG GCAAAGCAGCTAAATGCAAAGCTGATAGTAAACAGCAGCTGAGGATTATCCAGGATCCTCAATTCAGGCGCTATGGCAACACAGTGGACATGAACACGGCTCTCATCAGCTTCATGCCGCATGG AGACAGCGCTTCTGCTATTGAAGAATGCTGTACGTGGCTGAGAAACAGGCTGAAGGAGATAAACGACGAGCAATTCAAGGATATGCAGTGTCACCAGGAGCAG GCCGCGaactgcattgtgggaaatgtgGTTTATGAAAGGATCGCTGATCATGGACCCAAGCTGGGCCCTGTCTCACGTAAAGATCCCATGGTTACACG GTACTTTACTTTCCCGTTTGAGGAGACGTCCTTGGAAGGGGACCTGCAGCTGATGCAGCAGCCGGACAAAGCGTGCCACTTCCTAGCACACAACGGCTGGGTGATGGGAGACGACCCCCTGAGGAATTTTGCAGAGCCAG GGTCCAATGTCTACCTCCGGAGGGAGCTGATCTGCTGGGGCGACAGCGTTAAGCTCCGTTACGGCAGCAAGCCGGAGGACTGTCCCTACCTGTGGGCCCACATGAAGAAGTACACAGAGATCACGGCCAGACACTTCTGCGGCGTGCGACTGGACAACTGCCACTCCACCCCGCTCCACGTGGCTGAG GCGATGCTGGCTGCGGCCAGGGCGGTCAGACCCAATCTGTATGTGATAGCCGAGCTCTTTACAGGCAGTGAGCTGATTGACAATGTCTTTGTAAACAGACTGGGGATAACCAGTCTTATTCGAG AGGCCATGAGCGCCGGCGACAGTCACGAAGAGGGTCGGCTGGTGTACCGCTTTGGGGGCGAGCCTGTGGGCGCCTTGGTGCAGCCCAGCCTCCGTCCGCTGGTTCCGGGCATCGCTCACGCCATGTTCCTGGACGTCACCCATGACAACGAGTGCCCCATTCAG gtgcGTTCGGTATACGACTCTCTCCCGAGCTCGGCAGTCGTCTCCATGGCCTGCTGTGCCACTGGAAGCACTCGGGGCTACGATGAGCTTGTACCCCACCAG ATCTCCGTGGTGAAGGAGGAGCGCTTGTACCCAAAGTGGAACCCCCAGACCAGGCCCTCATCTCCGGGGGAGGTGAACCTCCAGAGCGGGATTATTGCCGGCAAGCTGGCACTGAACCGGCTACACCAGGAGCTGGCAGCCAAGGGCTTTATCCAG GTGTACGTGGACCAGGTGGACGAGGACATCGTGGCCGTCACACGGCACTGCCCCAGCACGCACCAATCGGTGGTGGCGGTGTCCCGCACCGCCTTCCGAAACCCCAAGACCACTCACTACAGGGACGAAGTTCCACCCATGTTTATTCCCG GTAAGATCGAGGAGATTGTTCTGGAAGCCCGCACTGTGGAAAGGAGCGCGGGGCCGTACCGGAAAGACGGGGGGAGCATTAACGGCCTGCCTGAATACACAGTGGAGATTAAGGAGCACATCCAG CTGGACGAGAGCGGCATCGTCAGGCAGGCCAGCGTGACGTCCAAGGGCCGCAGTGAGTTCGTGCAGGAGATCACCTTCGAGAAGCTGACCCCAGGAAGCGTCATCGTCTTCAG GGTTAGCCTGGACCAGAAGGCCCAAGAGATCGTGTCCTCTCTGCGGAGCCACCTCATCCAGTTCAGCCCCCATTACAAATCAGGGAGCCTCCCTGACGACAGAGCTCCAGCTATACTTAAGATGCCATTGACATC CATCATGTCTAAGCTGACGTTGGCGGACATGAACATGCTGCTGTTTCGCTGTGATGCTGAGGAGCAGGAAGATGGCGGGGGCTGTTACAGCATTCCTTCCTGGATGGCGCTAAAATACGGTGGCCTACAAG GTCTTATTTCAGTGCTGGCAGAAATACGTCCCAAAAACGATTTGGGACACCCCTTCTGTGACAATCTGAGGCAAGGCGACTGGATGATCGACTACGTGAGCAACCGCTTAGTGTCCCGTGGGGGCAATCTGGCAGAG GTTGGCAGGTGGTTCCAGGCGATGTTCGATTACCTCAAGCATGTCCCACGTTATCTGATTCCCTGCTACTTTGACGCCATCCTTGTTGGGGCCTACAGCACTGCATTGGATGAAACGTTTAAGAAAATGTCGAG CTTTGTGCAGAACGGATCTACATTCGtgaagctgctggccctgggctCAGTGCAGATGTGTGGGGTGGGTCGCTTCCCAGCTCTGCCACCCCTGTCCCCAGCTCTGCAGGACGTGCCCTACCGCATCAGTGACATCACCAAAGAGAAGGAGCAGTGCTGCGTCTCGCTGGCCGCAG GTCTGCCTCACTTCTCCTCTGGGATCTTCCGCTCCTGGGGCCGGGACACTTTCATCGCTCTGCGTGGTGTGATGCTCATTACCGGCCGGCACCTGGAGGCCAG AAACGTCATTTTGGCATTTGCCGGGACCCTGCGTCACGGCCTGATCCCCAACCTGCTGGGACAGGGTGTCAGTGCCCGTTTTAACTGCCGAGATGCCGTGTGGTGGTGGCTGCAGTGCATCCAGGACTACTGTGTCTGCGTGCCCAGTGGTACAGACATCCTCACCTGCCCCGTGTCCCGGATGTACTCCGACGACAACTCGCAGCCCCAAGCCACTGGAGCCGTG GACCAGCCTCTGTGCGACGTCATGCAAGAGGCCATGCAGCGTCACATGCAGGGAATTGAGTTTCGGGAGCGAAACGCAGGACCGCAGATCGATCGCAACATGAGGGATGAAG GGTTCAATATCATGGCCAAGGTTGACTGCAAAACGGGCTTTGTGTCGGGCGGGAATCGATTCAATTGCGGGACGTGGATGGACAAGATGGGAGAGAGCGAACGAGCTCGGAACAAAGGGATTCCCGCCACTCCCAG GGATGGGTCAGCGGTAGAGATCGTGGGTCTCAGTAAGTCTGCGGTGCGCTGGCTAGCAGAGCTGCACAAGCAGGGGCTGTACCCCTATGCTGGGGTCACCATCCACACGGAGG GCAAGCAGCTCTCCGTGTCATATGAGGACTGGAATAACCAGATCCAGGCCAACTTCGAGAAGCTGTTCTacgtgtcacatgaccctgcAGACCCCAATGAGAAACACCCAGAGCTTGTCCATAAGAGAGGCATCTACAAGGACAGCACTGGAGCCTCTAGCCCCTGGTGTGACTACCAGCTCAGGCCCAATTTCCCCATTGCCATGGTGGTG GCCCCTGAGATGTTCACAGTGGAGAGAGCCTGGGAAGCTCTTGAGATTGTGGAGAAAAAGTTACTTGGACCTTTGGGAATGAAGACCCTGGACCCAGA CGACATGGTTTATTGTGGTGATTATGACAACGCCCTTGACAACGACAACTACAACACCGCAAAAGGCTTCAACTACCACCAAGGGCCT gaaTGGCTTTGGCCAGTTGGGTACTTCCTACGTGCAAAGATTCATTTTGCCAGGAAACTGGGGAAAGACACCTACGAAAGGACCGTGTACCTGGTCAAGAATGTTCTCTCTCGGCATTACGTTCACCTAGAGAG ATCTTCCTGGAAGGGTCTACCAGAATTGACCAATGCCAACGGCCAGCACTGTCCCTTCAGCTGTGAATCCCAGGCCTGGTCCATCGCCACCATTCTGGAGGTCCTTCATGACCTGTAA